A DNA window from Helianthus annuus cultivar XRQ/B chromosome 15, HanXRQr2.0-SUNRISE, whole genome shotgun sequence contains the following coding sequences:
- the LOC110912357 gene encoding uncharacterized protein LOC110912357 isoform X1 → MDTFLQQFQHLKIQLEEIASATNNFHNENYIGGGGFGKVYKGEMSHSKGRTMVAIKRLDRRHGQGIPEFLKEITALSRYSHENLISLLGFCYQGDEMILVYDYASRGSLDRYLNSPHLTWLQRLKICLDAAEGLSYLHDPREAHQRLIHCDVKSANILLTEQWNGKLADFGLSIMGPANEQQSLIVTVAAGTPGYCDPQYAMTHTLTKESDVYSFGVVLFEALCGRLCCTYSNGRVQQNLVRTWIESYEEKKLNDIIFKDTAIEPLEQSALETFSDIAYRCLKESREDRPRMAEVVIELATALGYQKAFLQQLQLLKIPLVEITSATNHFDDEKNYIGGGAFGKIYEGELCDSKGRSMVAIKRLDPKYGQGIPEFWKEIMTLLSYKHENLISLLGLCYEGSEMILVYEHASRGSLDRHLNSPLLKWSQRLKICLDVAKGLSYLHDPGETRQRLIHCDVKCPNILLDEQWNAKVSDFGLSIMGPANEQHSIAAGTPGYCDPQYAMTHTLTKESDVYSFGVVLFEVLCGRLCCTYSNGRVQQNLVRTWIESYEEKKLNDIIFKVPPTQPLEQSALKIFSDIAYRCLKESREDRPKMAEVVKELETALRYQKAFSQQLQLLKITLIEITSATNHFDDKNYIGSGAFGKIYEGELCDSKGRSMVAIKRLDPKHGQGIPKFWKEITTLFSYKHENLISLLGHCCEGSEMILVYEHASHGSLDRHLNSPLLTWSQRLRICLDAAKGLSYLHDPGETHQRLIHCDVKSPNILLDEHWNAKVSDFGLSITGPANEQHSVAAGTPGYCDPQYAMTHTLTKESDVYSFGVVLFEVLCGRLCCTYSNGRLQQNLVRTWIESYEEKKLNDIIFKDPTIQPLEQSTLEIFSDIAYQCLKESREDRPKMSAVVAELERSLDLLNCQEFIGEWNKQFPLNYRSEVELKKFRSKGVLLNGGKTWFSLNKKGEHCEMITIAECLGSDVKSNNFSTEYNSRFAMGNYRFESYWRFKADVKTQFLSPGITYAVYLVFKFYRGGKRRCETISLKYRLQGERESSVSYLAYEREDDGWWACELYHFTCDHRIVDLQIMFEGFDNLSDILVQGIEFQPLENAENTNEKQPISDSDSDSDSDANWEEKLPTDYKDIMKWSKKGIFDYLPWTEKKKKKAYSILCKGFFLTNYGMTWFSLDKNGKKCHMLSAARMWNWKENLLLSESRFGKVIQWGDNSSIHIETEVQSQLVSSETTYGCYLVYKLPEDQSGFKAPVKVKHKQCETEDNIWYIYLTSPQTPVIRPKVIRPKAGQNTHNPLDRPKFKGLPQQRNDGWIEVQILELRVAITINMDIFFELCDKKKFSGLIIEGIEFRPI, encoded by the exons ATGGATACTTTCttgcagcagtttcaacatcttAAAATCCAACTGGAAGAGATAGCATCAGCCACCAACAACTTCCACAACGAGAACTATATTGGAGGTGGCGGTTTTGGTAAAGTGTATAAGGGGGAAATGTCTCACTCTAAGGGACGAACTATGGTGGCTATCAAGCGTCTGGATCGGAGGCATGGACAAGGAATCCCGGAGTTCTTGAAAGAGATCACAGCGCTTTCCCGTTACAGCCATGAAAATCTCATCTCTCTTcttggattttgttaccaagggGATGAGATGATCCTTGTATATGACTACGCATCTCGTGGAAGCCTTGACCGCTATTTAAATTCACCCCATCTCACGTGGTTACAACGTCTCAAGATATGCCTCGATGCAGCAGAGGGATTAAGTTACCTTCATGATCCAAGGGAGGCACACCAAAGACTTATCCACTGTGATGTAAAAAGCGCCAACATCCTACTCACTGAGCAATGGAATGGTAAACTTGCTGATTTCGGGCTATCAATAATGGGCCCCGCTAATGAGCAGCAGTCGCTTATTGTCACCGTTGCAGCAGGTACCCCTGGGTACTGTGATCCGCAGTATGCAATGACGCACACCCTAACAAAAGAGTCGGACGTATACTCTTTCGGTGTGGTCTTATTTGAAGCTTTATGCGGGAGGTTATGTTGTACATATAGCAATGGTCGTGTTCAGCAGAATTTAGTGCGCACGTGGATTGAAAGCTATGAAGAGAAGAAGTTAAATGATATCATCTTTAAAGATACGGCCATTGAACCATTGGAGCAGAGCGCTTTAGAAACTTTTTCTGACATTGCATATCGATGTTTGAAGGAATCTCGTGAAGATCGGCCGAGGATGGCTGAGGTTGTGATAGAACTTGCGACTGCACTAGGATATCAGAAG GCATTCTTGCAGCAGCTTCAACTTCTTAAAATCCCGTTGGTAGAGATAACATCAGCCACCAACCACTTTGACGATGAGAAGAACTATATTGGAGGTGGTGCTTTTGGGAAAATTTATGAAGGAGAATTGTGTGACTCTAAGGGCCGAAGCATGGTCGCTATTAAGCGTCTTGATCCGAAGTATGGACAAGGAATCCCTGAGTTCTGGAAAGAGATCATGACTCTTTTGAGTTACAAGCATGAAAATCTTATCTCTCTTCTGGGACTTTGTTACGAAGGGAGTGAGATGATCCTCGTGTATGAGCATGCATCTCGTGGAAGCCTTGATCGCCATTTAAATTCCCCTCTTCTCAAATGGTCACAACGTCTCAAGATATGCCTTGACGTTGCAAAGGGACTAAGCTACCTTCATGATCCGGGAGAGACACGTCAAAGACTTATCCATTGTGATGTAAAATGCCCCAACATCCTACTCGATGAGCAATGGAACGCTAAAGTTTCTGATTTCGGGCTATCAATAATGGGCCCAGCTAATGAGCAACACTCCATTGCAGCAGGTACCCCTGGGTATTGTGATCCGCAGTATGCGATGACGCACACCCTAACAAAAGAGTCAGACGTATACTCTTTCGGTGTGGTCTTATTCGAAGTTTTATGTGGGAGGTTATGTTGTACATATAGCAATGGTCGCGTTCAGCAGAATTTAGTGCGCACGTGGATTGAAAGCTATGAAGAGAAGAAGTTAAATGATATCATATTTAAAGTTCCGCCCACTCAACCATTGGAGCAGAGTGCTTTAAAAATATTTTCTGACATTGCGTATCGGTGTTTGAAGGAATCTCGTGAAGATCGGCCAAAAATGGCTGAGGTTGTGAAAGAACTTGAGACTGCACTTAGATATCAGAAG GCATTCTCGCAGCAGTTGCAACTTCTTAAAATCACGTTGATAGAGATAACATCAGCCACCAACCACTTTGACGATAAGAACTATATTGGAAGTGGTGCTTTTGGGAAAATTTATGAAGGAGAATTGTGTGACTCTAAGGGCCGAAGCATGGTTGCTATTAAGCGTCTTGATCCGAAGCATGGACAAGGAATCCCGAAGTTCTGGAAAGAGATCACGACTCTTTTCAGTTACAAGCATGAAAATCTTATCTCTCTTCTGGGACATTGTTGCGAAGGGAGTGAGATGATCCTTGTGTACGAGCATGCATCTCATGGAAGCCTTGATCGCCATTTAAATTCCCCTCTTCTCACATGGTCACAACGTCTCAGGATCTGCCTTGATGCCGCAAAGGGACTAAGCTACCTTCATGATCCAGGAGAGACACACCAAAGACTTATCCATTGTGATGTAAAAAGCCCCAACATCCTACTCGATGAGCATTGGAATGCGAAAGTTTCTGATTTCGGGCTATCAATAACGGGCCCAGCTAATGAGCAGCACTCCGTTGCAGCAGGTACCCCTGGGTATTGTGATCCGCAGTATGCAATGACGCACACCCTAACAAAAGAGTCAGACGTATACTCTTTCGGTGTGGTCTTATTCGAAGTTTTATGTGGGAGGTTATGTTGTACATATAGCAATGGTCGTCTTCAGCAGAATTTAGTGCGCACGTGGATTGAAAGCTATGAAGAGAAGAAGTTAAATGATATCATCTTCAAAGATCCGACCATTCAACCATTGGAGCAGAGTACTTTAGAAATATTTTCAGACATTGCGTATCAATGCTTGAAGGAATCTCGTGAAGATCGGCCAAAGATGTCTGCGGTTGTGGCAGAACTTGAGAGAAGTCTAGATTTACTCAATTGTCAAGAGTTTATAGGTGAATGGAACAAACAATTCCCTCTGAACTACAGATCTGAAGTTGAATTGAAGAAGTTTCGGTCCAAAGGGGTCCTCCTTAACGGCGGCAAAACG TGGTTTTCATTAAATAAGAAGGGAGAACACTGTGAGATGATAACTATTGCAGAATGTTTGGGTTCAGATGTCAAGAGTAACAACTTTTCGACTGAATATAATTCAAG ATTTGCTATGGGCAACTACCGGTTTGAAAGTTATTGGAGATTCAAAGCAGATGTAAAAACTCAGTTCTTGTCACCAGGAATCACATACGCGGTGTACCTTGTGTTCAAGTTTTATAGAGGAGGGAAGAGAAGATGTGAAACTATATCCCTCAAATACAGATTACAAGGGGAGAGAGAGAGTTCAGTTTCATACCTTGCATATGAGAGGGAAGATGATGGATGGTGGGCATGTGAATTGTATCACTTTACTTGTGACCACAGAATTGTTGATCTTCAGATTATGTTTGAGGGCTTCGATAATCTTTCCGACATATTAGTACAAGGCATTGAATTTCAGCCCTTGGAGAAC GCGGAAAATACAAATGAGAAGCAACCCATATCAGATTCggattcagattcagattcagatgCAAATTGGGAAGAAAAACTGCCTACTGATTATAAAGACATAATGAAGTGGTCAAAAAAAGGGATATTTGATTATTTGCCATGGacagagaagaagaagaagaaagcgtACTCAATTCTTTGCAAAGGGTTCTTCTTAACCAATTATGGCATGACG TGGTTTTCTCTTGACAAAAATGGGAAGAAATGTCATATGCTATCAGCGGCTCGCATGTGGAATTGGAAAGAGAACTTGTTATTATCTGAATCAAG ATTTGGAAAAGTCATTCAGTGGGGGGATAATAGCTCTATTCATATCGAAACAGAAGTCCAGTCCCAACTAGTATCATCTGAAACAACATATGGATGTTACCTTGTCTACAAATTACCAGAAGACCAATCAGGATTTAAGGCTCCTGTGAAAGTGAAACACAAACAATGTGAAACCGAAGATAATATTTGGTATATCTATTTAACTAGTCCTCAAACCCCAGTTATTAGACCAAAAGTTATTAGACCAAAGGCTGGTCAAAACACCCACAACCCACTCGATAGGCCAAAATTTAAAGGTCTTCCACAACAAAGGAACGATGGATGGATTGAAGTGCAAATTTTGGAATTACGAGTTGCTATTACAATCAACATGGATATTTTTTTTGAACTTTGTGACAAGAAAAAGTTTAGTGGACTTATTATTGAAGGGATTGAGTTTAGACCCATATAG
- the LOC110912357 gene encoding uncharacterized protein LOC110912357 isoform X2, which yields MDTFLQQFQHLKIQLEEIASATNNFHNENYIGGGGFGKVYKGEMSHSKGRTMVAIKRLDRRHGQGIPEFLKEITALSRYSHENLISLLGFCYQGDEMILVYDYASRGSLDRYLNSPHLTWLQRLKICLDAAEGLSYLHDPREAHQRLIHCDVKSANILLTEQWNGKLADFGLSIMGPANEQQSLIVTVAAGTPGYCDPQYAMTHTLTKESDVYSFGVVLFEALCGRLCCTYSNGRVQQNLVRTWIESYEEKKLNDIIFKDTAIEPLEQSALETFSDIAYRCLKESREDRPRMAEVVIELATALGYQKQLQLLKIPLVEITSATNHFDDEKNYIGGGAFGKIYEGELCDSKGRSMVAIKRLDPKYGQGIPEFWKEIMTLLSYKHENLISLLGLCYEGSEMILVYEHASRGSLDRHLNSPLLKWSQRLKICLDVAKGLSYLHDPGETRQRLIHCDVKCPNILLDEQWNAKVSDFGLSIMGPANEQHSIAAGTPGYCDPQYAMTHTLTKESDVYSFGVVLFEVLCGRLCCTYSNGRVQQNLVRTWIESYEEKKLNDIIFKVPPTQPLEQSALKIFSDIAYRCLKESREDRPKMAEVVKELETALRYQKAFSQQLQLLKITLIEITSATNHFDDKNYIGSGAFGKIYEGELCDSKGRSMVAIKRLDPKHGQGIPKFWKEITTLFSYKHENLISLLGHCCEGSEMILVYEHASHGSLDRHLNSPLLTWSQRLRICLDAAKGLSYLHDPGETHQRLIHCDVKSPNILLDEHWNAKVSDFGLSITGPANEQHSVAAGTPGYCDPQYAMTHTLTKESDVYSFGVVLFEVLCGRLCCTYSNGRLQQNLVRTWIESYEEKKLNDIIFKDPTIQPLEQSTLEIFSDIAYQCLKESREDRPKMSAVVAELERSLDLLNCQEFIGEWNKQFPLNYRSEVELKKFRSKGVLLNGGKTWFSLNKKGEHCEMITIAECLGSDVKSNNFSTEYNSRFAMGNYRFESYWRFKADVKTQFLSPGITYAVYLVFKFYRGGKRRCETISLKYRLQGERESSVSYLAYEREDDGWWACELYHFTCDHRIVDLQIMFEGFDNLSDILVQGIEFQPLENAENTNEKQPISDSDSDSDSDANWEEKLPTDYKDIMKWSKKGIFDYLPWTEKKKKKAYSILCKGFFLTNYGMTWFSLDKNGKKCHMLSAARMWNWKENLLLSESRFGKVIQWGDNSSIHIETEVQSQLVSSETTYGCYLVYKLPEDQSGFKAPVKVKHKQCETEDNIWYIYLTSPQTPVIRPKVIRPKAGQNTHNPLDRPKFKGLPQQRNDGWIEVQILELRVAITINMDIFFELCDKKKFSGLIIEGIEFRPI from the exons ATGGATACTTTCttgcagcagtttcaacatcttAAAATCCAACTGGAAGAGATAGCATCAGCCACCAACAACTTCCACAACGAGAACTATATTGGAGGTGGCGGTTTTGGTAAAGTGTATAAGGGGGAAATGTCTCACTCTAAGGGACGAACTATGGTGGCTATCAAGCGTCTGGATCGGAGGCATGGACAAGGAATCCCGGAGTTCTTGAAAGAGATCACAGCGCTTTCCCGTTACAGCCATGAAAATCTCATCTCTCTTcttggattttgttaccaagggGATGAGATGATCCTTGTATATGACTACGCATCTCGTGGAAGCCTTGACCGCTATTTAAATTCACCCCATCTCACGTGGTTACAACGTCTCAAGATATGCCTCGATGCAGCAGAGGGATTAAGTTACCTTCATGATCCAAGGGAGGCACACCAAAGACTTATCCACTGTGATGTAAAAAGCGCCAACATCCTACTCACTGAGCAATGGAATGGTAAACTTGCTGATTTCGGGCTATCAATAATGGGCCCCGCTAATGAGCAGCAGTCGCTTATTGTCACCGTTGCAGCAGGTACCCCTGGGTACTGTGATCCGCAGTATGCAATGACGCACACCCTAACAAAAGAGTCGGACGTATACTCTTTCGGTGTGGTCTTATTTGAAGCTTTATGCGGGAGGTTATGTTGTACATATAGCAATGGTCGTGTTCAGCAGAATTTAGTGCGCACGTGGATTGAAAGCTATGAAGAGAAGAAGTTAAATGATATCATCTTTAAAGATACGGCCATTGAACCATTGGAGCAGAGCGCTTTAGAAACTTTTTCTGACATTGCATATCGATGTTTGAAGGAATCTCGTGAAGATCGGCCGAGGATGGCTGAGGTTGTGATAGAACTTGCGACTGCACTAGGATATCAGAAG CAGCTTCAACTTCTTAAAATCCCGTTGGTAGAGATAACATCAGCCACCAACCACTTTGACGATGAGAAGAACTATATTGGAGGTGGTGCTTTTGGGAAAATTTATGAAGGAGAATTGTGTGACTCTAAGGGCCGAAGCATGGTCGCTATTAAGCGTCTTGATCCGAAGTATGGACAAGGAATCCCTGAGTTCTGGAAAGAGATCATGACTCTTTTGAGTTACAAGCATGAAAATCTTATCTCTCTTCTGGGACTTTGTTACGAAGGGAGTGAGATGATCCTCGTGTATGAGCATGCATCTCGTGGAAGCCTTGATCGCCATTTAAATTCCCCTCTTCTCAAATGGTCACAACGTCTCAAGATATGCCTTGACGTTGCAAAGGGACTAAGCTACCTTCATGATCCGGGAGAGACACGTCAAAGACTTATCCATTGTGATGTAAAATGCCCCAACATCCTACTCGATGAGCAATGGAACGCTAAAGTTTCTGATTTCGGGCTATCAATAATGGGCCCAGCTAATGAGCAACACTCCATTGCAGCAGGTACCCCTGGGTATTGTGATCCGCAGTATGCGATGACGCACACCCTAACAAAAGAGTCAGACGTATACTCTTTCGGTGTGGTCTTATTCGAAGTTTTATGTGGGAGGTTATGTTGTACATATAGCAATGGTCGCGTTCAGCAGAATTTAGTGCGCACGTGGATTGAAAGCTATGAAGAGAAGAAGTTAAATGATATCATATTTAAAGTTCCGCCCACTCAACCATTGGAGCAGAGTGCTTTAAAAATATTTTCTGACATTGCGTATCGGTGTTTGAAGGAATCTCGTGAAGATCGGCCAAAAATGGCTGAGGTTGTGAAAGAACTTGAGACTGCACTTAGATATCAGAAG GCATTCTCGCAGCAGTTGCAACTTCTTAAAATCACGTTGATAGAGATAACATCAGCCACCAACCACTTTGACGATAAGAACTATATTGGAAGTGGTGCTTTTGGGAAAATTTATGAAGGAGAATTGTGTGACTCTAAGGGCCGAAGCATGGTTGCTATTAAGCGTCTTGATCCGAAGCATGGACAAGGAATCCCGAAGTTCTGGAAAGAGATCACGACTCTTTTCAGTTACAAGCATGAAAATCTTATCTCTCTTCTGGGACATTGTTGCGAAGGGAGTGAGATGATCCTTGTGTACGAGCATGCATCTCATGGAAGCCTTGATCGCCATTTAAATTCCCCTCTTCTCACATGGTCACAACGTCTCAGGATCTGCCTTGATGCCGCAAAGGGACTAAGCTACCTTCATGATCCAGGAGAGACACACCAAAGACTTATCCATTGTGATGTAAAAAGCCCCAACATCCTACTCGATGAGCATTGGAATGCGAAAGTTTCTGATTTCGGGCTATCAATAACGGGCCCAGCTAATGAGCAGCACTCCGTTGCAGCAGGTACCCCTGGGTATTGTGATCCGCAGTATGCAATGACGCACACCCTAACAAAAGAGTCAGACGTATACTCTTTCGGTGTGGTCTTATTCGAAGTTTTATGTGGGAGGTTATGTTGTACATATAGCAATGGTCGTCTTCAGCAGAATTTAGTGCGCACGTGGATTGAAAGCTATGAAGAGAAGAAGTTAAATGATATCATCTTCAAAGATCCGACCATTCAACCATTGGAGCAGAGTACTTTAGAAATATTTTCAGACATTGCGTATCAATGCTTGAAGGAATCTCGTGAAGATCGGCCAAAGATGTCTGCGGTTGTGGCAGAACTTGAGAGAAGTCTAGATTTACTCAATTGTCAAGAGTTTATAGGTGAATGGAACAAACAATTCCCTCTGAACTACAGATCTGAAGTTGAATTGAAGAAGTTTCGGTCCAAAGGGGTCCTCCTTAACGGCGGCAAAACG TGGTTTTCATTAAATAAGAAGGGAGAACACTGTGAGATGATAACTATTGCAGAATGTTTGGGTTCAGATGTCAAGAGTAACAACTTTTCGACTGAATATAATTCAAG ATTTGCTATGGGCAACTACCGGTTTGAAAGTTATTGGAGATTCAAAGCAGATGTAAAAACTCAGTTCTTGTCACCAGGAATCACATACGCGGTGTACCTTGTGTTCAAGTTTTATAGAGGAGGGAAGAGAAGATGTGAAACTATATCCCTCAAATACAGATTACAAGGGGAGAGAGAGAGTTCAGTTTCATACCTTGCATATGAGAGGGAAGATGATGGATGGTGGGCATGTGAATTGTATCACTTTACTTGTGACCACAGAATTGTTGATCTTCAGATTATGTTTGAGGGCTTCGATAATCTTTCCGACATATTAGTACAAGGCATTGAATTTCAGCCCTTGGAGAAC GCGGAAAATACAAATGAGAAGCAACCCATATCAGATTCggattcagattcagattcagatgCAAATTGGGAAGAAAAACTGCCTACTGATTATAAAGACATAATGAAGTGGTCAAAAAAAGGGATATTTGATTATTTGCCATGGacagagaagaagaagaagaaagcgtACTCAATTCTTTGCAAAGGGTTCTTCTTAACCAATTATGGCATGACG TGGTTTTCTCTTGACAAAAATGGGAAGAAATGTCATATGCTATCAGCGGCTCGCATGTGGAATTGGAAAGAGAACTTGTTATTATCTGAATCAAG ATTTGGAAAAGTCATTCAGTGGGGGGATAATAGCTCTATTCATATCGAAACAGAAGTCCAGTCCCAACTAGTATCATCTGAAACAACATATGGATGTTACCTTGTCTACAAATTACCAGAAGACCAATCAGGATTTAAGGCTCCTGTGAAAGTGAAACACAAACAATGTGAAACCGAAGATAATATTTGGTATATCTATTTAACTAGTCCTCAAACCCCAGTTATTAGACCAAAAGTTATTAGACCAAAGGCTGGTCAAAACACCCACAACCCACTCGATAGGCCAAAATTTAAAGGTCTTCCACAACAAAGGAACGATGGATGGATTGAAGTGCAAATTTTGGAATTACGAGTTGCTATTACAATCAACATGGATATTTTTTTTGAACTTTGTGACAAGAAAAAGTTTAGTGGACTTATTATTGAAGGGATTGAGTTTAGACCCATATAG
- the LOC110912356 gene encoding putative rRNA methyltransferase YlbH, whose amino-acid sequence MAVSVIPTPISWHPVRANNTTLLIHRSSTTTNPLIRRHSTVVCSSSLKSSNSAEEKRELLKQYGLDPDEFLSDPTPSKSRRKREQQKSGKGERVGSAPPERTKPRETHKLLQVLGGTARRKKLLSPKSMDVRPMMEVVKGAAFGILQAAGGCPTSLRPGRWLDLYSGTGSVGIEAISRGCSESHFVEMDPWVVSDVLRPNLEWTGFLDNSVIHTVRVETFLERTKGDPFDYISVTPPYMLVDYEILMKQISESAVIGDDSFIVVEYPFRTDMHETCGCLVKLADRRFGRTNLAIYGPKWAQKKGRS is encoded by the exons ATGGCGGTGTCTGTAATACCAACACCAATTTCATGGCATCCTGTTCGCGCCAACAATACTACTCTACTCATCCACCGGTCATCCACCACCACTAATCCACTCATCCGCCGTCACTCAACCGTCGTATGTTCATCATCTCTCA AATCCTCTAATTCTGCCGAGGAGAAGAGAGAGTTGCTCAAACAGTACGGACTCGATCCTGATGAGTTTTTATCTGATCCTACCCCTTCCAAG TCGAGAAGGAAAAGAGAACAGCAGAAGAGTGGAAAGGGGGAGCGGGTCGGGTCGGCACCACCTGAGCGAACGAAGCCCAGGGAGACTCATAAGTTGCTTCAG GTACTTGGAGGGACGGCACGAAGGAAGAAATTACTCTCACCTAAGAGCATGGATGTCCGCCCGATGATGGAAGTAGTCAAAGGTGCAGCTTTTGGTATTTTGCAG GCTGCCGGTGGCTGTCCTACATCTTTAAGGCCTGGCCGATGGTTAGATTTATACAGTGGTACAGGATCCGTTGGCATAGAGGCTATCAGCCGAGGATGTTCTGAG TCCCATTTTGTGGAGATGGATCCGTGGGTTGTTTCTGATGTTTTACGACCTAATCTGGAATGGACTGGCTTTCTTGATAATTCGGTTATACATACCGTGCGTGTGGAAACTTTTTTGGAGCGCACAAAAGGCGACCCGTTTGATTACATAAGTGTCACACCTCCATATATGCTAGTGGACTATGAGATCCTAATGAAACAAATTTCAGAATCAGCTGTGATCGGGGACGATTCTTTTATA GTTGTGGAGTATCCCTTCCGAACCGACATGCATGAAACATGTGGATGCCTTGTGAAG TTGGCTGATCGACGGTTCGGAAGGACAAATTTAGCAATATACGGGCCGAAGTGGGCGCAGAAGAAGGGAAGGTCATAA